One Lycium barbarum isolate Lr01 chromosome 5, ASM1917538v2, whole genome shotgun sequence genomic window carries:
- the LOC132641996 gene encoding uncharacterized protein LOC132641996 isoform X2, whose amino-acid sequence MTTHISPMATSVKQFPSTSFNIQPLPSVFHGFKRKPTRTSITASLKKAPHLFSYSLKLPSENFILQKSFVPLSACLAILLWSSPANAGFLSGSTGIESVPGPELPKIDFLNRWNDNNQKRYAELDAKFKESPLLKQLLEKSKQNKEKNEKSIQDKYCLRGAEWGVGDCSTAGMTPEERDSFIAMLKQKAGVE is encoded by the exons ATGACTACTCATATTTCACCTATGGCAACATCAGTCAAGCAATTTCCATCAACTAGCTTCAATATTCAGCCACTTCCATCAGTTTTCCATGGCTTTAAAAGAAAACCAACAAGAACTTCTATTACTGCTTCCCTTAAAAAAGCTCCTCATCTTTTCTCTTATTCACTTAAATTGCCTTCTGAAAACTTCATTTTACAGAAGTCATTTGTTCCACTTTCTGCTTGCCTTGCTATTCTTCTCTGGTCCTCTCCTG CTAATGCTGGATTTCTTTCGGGTTCAACCGGAATAGAATCAGTTCCTGGACCTGAATTGCCTAAGATTGATTTTCTTAATCGGTGGAACG ACAATAATCAGAAGAGGTATGCAGAACTTGATGCAAAGTTCAAAGAGTCGCCCCTGCTTAAACAGTTACTTGAAAAATCCAAGCAAAACAAAGAGAA GAACGAAAAATCAATTCAAGACAAGTATTGCCTACGAGGAGCTGAGTGGGGAGTTGGAGATTGCTCTACAGCAGGAATGACACCAGAAGAAAGAGACAGCTTCATCGCCATGTTGAAGCAGAAGGCAGGAGTAGAATGA
- the LOC132641996 gene encoding uncharacterized protein LOC132641996 isoform X1 — MTTHISPMATSVKQFPSTSFNIQPLPSVFHGFKRKPTRTSITASLKKAPHLFSYSLKLPSENFILQKSFVPLSACLAILLWSSPANAGFLSGSTGIESVPGPELPKIDFLNRWNAFLADNNQKRYAELDAKFKESPLLKQLLEKSKQNKEKNEKSIQDKYCLRGAEWGVGDCSTAGMTPEERDSFIAMLKQKAGVE, encoded by the exons ATGACTACTCATATTTCACCTATGGCAACATCAGTCAAGCAATTTCCATCAACTAGCTTCAATATTCAGCCACTTCCATCAGTTTTCCATGGCTTTAAAAGAAAACCAACAAGAACTTCTATTACTGCTTCCCTTAAAAAAGCTCCTCATCTTTTCTCTTATTCACTTAAATTGCCTTCTGAAAACTTCATTTTACAGAAGTCATTTGTTCCACTTTCTGCTTGCCTTGCTATTCTTCTCTGGTCCTCTCCTG CTAATGCTGGATTTCTTTCGGGTTCAACCGGAATAGAATCAGTTCCTGGACCTGAATTGCCTAAGATTGATTTTCTTAATCGGTGGAACG CTTTTCTTGCAGACAATAATCAGAAGAGGTATGCAGAACTTGATGCAAAGTTCAAAGAGTCGCCCCTGCTTAAACAGTTACTTGAAAAATCCAAGCAAAACAAAGAGAA GAACGAAAAATCAATTCAAGACAAGTATTGCCTACGAGGAGCTGAGTGGGGAGTTGGAGATTGCTCTACAGCAGGAATGACACCAGAAGAAAGAGACAGCTTCATCGCCATGTTGAAGCAGAAGGCAGGAGTAGAATGA
- the LOC132639947 gene encoding uncharacterized protein LOC132639947, with amino-acid sequence MLIALSAKNKLGYIEGDSTIPSSDTPEFKLWSRCNDMVTSWLLNSLSKEIAGSVIYSKSAKKLWKDLEDNFGQPNGALLYHLQKELADLVQGSSDIAGYCTKMKKIWDELDTLYTKVTCSCNYNCGGKEKMNKALQDERLVQFLMGLNDVYAPGRSNILMMSPLPSVNLAYSLLMQDEKQRESFMNTHFPGNSSSFMAAQQNPMINANSSVPANSNSFMASQQYPIMQRTSNSDFRGKKNNLVCSNCKKSGHSVDKCYRIIGFPGDFKFTKSTKNQGAVKGNAAMTTPGQNGGETSQGGNNSISQDQFLQMMQLFQNAIQNTTSSDAHANVIQCAGPFNEDPSGSW; translated from the exons ATGCTCATAGCACTCTCAGCTAAGAACAAGCTGGGATACATTGAAGGAGACTCAACCATTCCTTCATCTGATACTCCTGAGTTCAAGTTATGGAGTAGATGTAATGATATGGTAACTTCCTGGCTGCTGAACTCTCTATCAAAAGAGATAGCAGGAAGTGTTATTTACTCCAAATCTGCAAAAAAGCTATGGAAAGACCTTGAAGACAATTTTGGACAACCCAATGGAGCATTACTCTACCACTTGCAAAAGGAACTAGCTGATTTAGTGCAGGGTTCATCAGACATTGCTGGTTATTGCACAAAGATGAAGAAAATCTGGGATGAGCTTGACACTTTATACACCAAAGTGACATGCTCTTGCAACTATAACTGTGGAGGTAAGGAAAAAATGAACAAAGCTTTGCAAGATGAAAGGCTAGTTCAATTTCTCATGGGCCTCAATGATGTGTATGCACCTGGAAGAAGTAATATTCTCATGATGTCACCTTTGCCTAGTGTAAATCTTGCTTATTCACTCTTGATGCAAGATGAGAAACAAAGGGAAAGTTTTATGAACACTCACTTTCCTGGTAACTCTAGTTCTTTCATGGCAGCTCAACAAAACCCTATGATAAATGCTAATAGTTCTGTTCCTGCAAACTCTAACTCTTTTATGGCAAGTCAACAGTACCCTATAATGCAGAGGACTTCTAACTCTGACTTTAGAGGAAAGAAGAACAATTTAGTGTGTTCAAATTGCAAGAAGTCAGGTCATTCAGTGGACAAATGTTACAGGATCATAGGGTTCCCAGGTGACTTCAAGTTTACTAAGAGTACCAAGAATCAAGGAGCTGTGAAAGGAAATGCAGCAATGACAACACCTGGACAAAATGGTGGTGAAACTTCTCAGGGAGGAAACAATTCCATCTCCCAGGATCAGTTTTTGCAAATGATGCAGTTGTTCCAGAATGCCATACAGAATACAACATCCTCAGATGCTCATGCAAATGTCATTCAGTGTGCTG GACCTTTCAATGAAGACCCCTCTGGTTCTTGGTGA
- the LOC132641997 gene encoding uncharacterized protein LOC132641997 — MYRPVGTTTTRGGVPTDSGDSVVTLDQVPRWIDSDIRYLYENEDPNSDYKDPLSSASGSEGNANGIISKFPVDHEINSKIYLWRGDPWNLEVDAVVNSTNENLDEAHSSPGLHAAAGPGLAEECATLGGCRTGMAKVTNAYDLPARRVIHTVGPKYAVKYHTAAENALSHCYRSCLELLIENGLQSIAMGCIYTEAKNYPREPAAHVAIRTVRRFLEKQKDKIEAVVFCTTTSSDTEIYKRLLPLYFPRDNHEEEIARLKLPADVGDENGETTTAERKIRIKPLPNSKSSSPRTPQASVDLSVSNVGLSRRSSSYLDAFLDPAFMSLIKDPDQRRREQWEKTTQAQNSWNCFKILGYGDLGGPPLSAAEEYSLHSRYLAKANSLNLSEIAEMKIVYRGGVDSEGRPVMVVVGAHFLLRCLDLERFILYVVKEFEPLIQKPYSIVYFHSAASLQMQPDLGWMKRVQQILGRKHQRNLHAIYVLHPTFGLKSAIFAMQLFVDSVVWKKVVYLDRLLQLFRYVPREQLTIPDFVFQHDLEVNGGKGLIVDPRTKYVYQRP, encoded by the exons ATGTATAGGCCTGTAGGAACTACTACTACACGAGGCGGGGTACCTACTGATAGTGGAGATTCTGTGGTGACACTTGACCAAGTTCCCCGTTGGATTGATTCTGATATTAGGTACTTGTATGAGAACGAAGATCCCAATTCCGACTATAAGGATCCTTTATCATCTGCTTCTGGGTCTGAGGGCAATGCAAATGGTATCATTTCCAAGTTTCCTGTGGATCATGAGATTAACTCCAAGATATACCTGTGGAGAGGAGACCCCTGGAATCTCGAGGTAGATGCCGTTGTTAACTCTACAAATGAG AATTTAGATGAAGCGCACAGCAGCCCTGGATTGCATGCTGCAGCTGGACCTGGTCTTGCAGAAGAATGTGCTACTCTC GGAGGCTGCCGGACCGGAATGGCAAAAGTTACCAATGCTTATGATCTTCCTGCTAG GAGGGTCATTCACACTGTTGGTCCGAAGTACGCTGTAAAATACCACACTGCTGCCGAGAATGCTCTAAGTCATTGCTATCGCTCTTGCCTTGAACTTCTTATAGAAAATGGGCTACAGAG CATTGCGATGGGCTGTATCTATACCGAAGCCAAGAATTATCCGCGAGAACCAGCTGCTCATGTTGCAATAA GAACTGTACGACGGTTTCTTGAGAAACAGAAAGATAAAATAGAGGCAGTCGTTTTCTGTACAACTACTTCATCCGACACGGAGATATATAAAAG ATTGCTTCCTCTCTACTTCCCTCGGGATAATCACGAGGAGGAAATTGCCCGATTAAAACTTCCTGCAGATGTTGGGGATGAGAATGGAGAGACAACTACAGCTGAACGTAAAATAAGAATTAAACCGTTGCCAAATTCAAAAAGTTCTAGTCCAAGGACCCCCCAAGCCTCTGTTGATCTATCTGTCAGCAATGTTGGTTTGTCCAGAAG GAGTTCATCCTACTTGGATGCGTTTTTGGATCCTGCTTTTATGTCCCTGATCAAAGATCCAGATCAGCGACGCAGAGAACAATGGGAAAAAACAACCCAAGCACAAAATAGTTGGAACTGCTTTAAAATCCTTGGATATGGTGATCTTGGGGGACCTCCTTTATCAGCTGCAGAAGAATATTCCCTTCACTCTAGATATCTTGCAAAAGCAAATTCTCTGAATCTTTCAGAAATTGCAGAAATGAAAATCGT TTACCGAGGAGGGGTTGATAGTGAGGGTCGTCCAGTTATGGTAGTCGTGGGAGCGCATTTCCTGCTAAGATGCCTTGACCTTGAGAGATTTATTCTATACGTAGTAAAG GAGTTTGAGCCTTTGATTCAAAAGCCTTACTCTATCGTATATTTTCATTCTGCAGCGTCTTTACAGAT GCAACCAGATCTGGGATGGATGAAGAGAGTACAACAAATACTTGGACGGAAACACCAGCGTAACCTTCAT GCAATATATGTTCTTCACCCTACCTTTGGGCTGAAGTCTGCAATTTTTGCAATGCAACTCTTTGTCGATAGTGTG GTGTGGAAAAAAGTAGTATATCTTGACCGTCTTCTACAACTCTTCCGCTATGTTCCTCGTGAACAGCTTACAATTCCAGATTTTGTGTTCCA GCACGATTTGGAAGTGAATGGAGGGAAGGGCCTAATAGTGGATCCTAGAACAAAATATGTTTATCAGCGACCTTAG
- the LOC132641998 gene encoding clp protease adapter protein ClpF, chloroplastic has protein sequence MVQSMSMSTLATSRYCGVCGSTCLGRQFGQIKETTIGFGESQSIWNNSRKSLSFATHIDMLKPRNLRVQAGWLFKGGGEQGSEASCERSENANEDILMFFFQLDLATRVQYALNVEEYEIAQQLREKLTEVETEVLRQQESRRGSASKSEAQDAAISILRLRADLQNAVQSENYDVAAKLRDEISKLEAESLTASIRAQAYENAQFVFRLGQKVRHKNFGYRGVICGMDPICCESSSWMENAQVEKLTRGPDQPFYQVLVDVHTDPNLLVAYVPEESLVAPSEPDKDRFDHPYTSFLFFGMDAAGDFIPVKQLREKYNRPRHEVPYDPEDEKNGESS, from the exons ATGGTACAAAGTATGTCAATGAGCACTCTTGCGACTTCTAGATATTGTGGAGTTTGTGGGTCCACCTGTTTGGGGAGGCAGTTTGGACAGATAAAAGAAACCACAATAGGTTTCGGGGAGAGTCAATCTATCTGGAATAACAGTCGGAAAAGCTTGTCTTTTGCAACCCATATTGATATGCTAAAGCCAAGAAATTTGAGAGTTCAAGCTGGATGGCTGTTTAAAGGAGGTGGTGAGCAAGGCTCAGAAGCAAGCTGTGAGCGTAGCGAGAATGCCAATGAAGATATACTGATGTTCTTTTTCCAGCTGGACCTGGCTACACGTGTGCAG TATGCTTTGAACGTGGAGGAGTATGAAATTGCACAACAACTAAGAGAGAAGCTCACGGAG GTGGAAACAGAGGTTTTGAGGCAGCAGGAATCCAGAAGGGGATCAGCCTCAAAGAGTGAAGCTCAAGATGCGGCTATAAGCATCTTACGTCTACG TGCAGACTTGCAGAATGCAGTTCAGAGTGAAAACTATGATGTGGCAGCAAAATTACGAGATGAAATTTCCAAACTAGAGGCAGAGTCTCTGACTGCATCAATAAGAGCTCAGGCATATGAAAATGCTCAATTTGTATTTCGATTAGGCCAGAAAGTGAGGCACAAGAATTTTG GATATCGTGGTGTAATATGTGGGATGGACCCAATATGCTGTGAATCAAGTTCTTGGATGGAAAATGCTCAAGTTGAAAAGTTGACTCGTGGTCCTGATCAGCCATTTTATCAG GTGCTGGTGGATGTACACACAGATCCCAATCTGTTAGTGGCATATG TACCTGAGGAAAGTTTAGTGGCGCCTAGCGAACCAGATAAG GATAGATTTGATCATCCATACACCTCATTCTTATTTTTTGGGATGGATGCCGCTGGAGATTTCATACCAGTCAAGCAGCTGCGCGAGAAGTACAACAGGCCTCGGCATGAGGTGCCTTATGATCCGGAGGATGAGAAGAACGGAGAAAGTTCCTAG
- the LOC132641999 gene encoding putative pentatricopeptide repeat-containing protein At1g69350, mitochondrial, producing the protein MIQYMPLFRSCSNSRSLAQLHAHLIINGLHKNPQASTKLIESYSQMDSLKTSRLVFYTYPNPDSFMYGVIIKCHVWNNCFQESIFLYNNMINHISRTNSFVFPSVLRAISAIGDLGIGLKVHGRIIKCGFEFDHIVETALLSMYGELGWMVYARKVFDEMSVRDVVSWSSIISSYVRNGQANEGLEMFENLVMEGFEIDSVALLSAVEACGELSVWKVGKSVHGYILRKSIWIDGSLTNSLVAMYGKCGDTCSAEMLFDNAVDKSTYTWTAMISCYNQNGYYHKALALFVKMHESDVEYNEVTLMAVLCSCARLGWLKEGKSIHGYIVRNALDCGSDLLGSALVDLYANCGKLSDCHKVFDSSQDRHIVSWNMLISGCVQEGFSEKALTLFVDMVRKGILPDSYTLASVLSASGDIGFSEFGCQIHSHVIRTGISTGFVKNSLIDMYSKCGLIDHALMIFKDTQERSVVTWNSMMCGLTQNGLSREAIGLFDEIYSSLREMDEVTFLAAIQACSTIGWLEKGKWVHHKLIIFGLKHDMYIDTALMDMYAKCGDLWMARRVFDSMLERGIISWSAMIGGYGMHGQIDDAISLFDDMVNSGIKPNDIIITNILSACSHAGYLDEGKYFFNLMIDLNIEPKPEHFACLVDLLSRAGDIDKAYEVITSMPFPADVSIWGALVNGCRIHKRMDIIKMIQQRLENLQTDDTGYYTLLSNIYAEEGEWNESRMVRSKMQSLGLRKLDGYSMIELEKGIHTGKAHDTYSFA; encoded by the coding sequence ATGATACAATACATGCCATTGTTCAGATCATGTTCAAACTCAAGATCATTAGCACAACTCCATGCACATCTCATTATCAATGGTCTTCACAAAAATCCACAAGCTTCCACCAAACTTATAGAGTCTTATTCCCAAATGGATTCTTTAAAAACTTCAAGACTTGTTTTTTACACATACCCAAACCCTGATTCTTTCATGTATGGTGTAATAATCAAATGCCATGTTTGGAATAACTGTTTTCAAGAATCCATTTTTCTTTACAACAACATGATTAATCACATTTCAAGAACCAATAGTTTTGTGTTCCCTTCAGTTTTAAGGGCTATTTCTGCAATTGGTGATTTGGGTATTGGTCTAAAAGTTCATGGAAGGATTATAAAATGTGGGTTTGAGTTTGATCATATTGTTGAGACAGCATTGTTGAGTATGTATGGTGAACTTGGGTGGATGGTTTATGCAAGGAAGGTGTTTGATGAAATGTCTGTGAGAGATGTTGTTTCTTGGAGTTCGATTATTTCGAGCTATGTACGTAACGGGCAAGCTAATGAAGGGTTGGAAATGTTTGAAAATTTGGTTATGGAAGGTTTTGAAATTGATTCAGTGGCTTTACTTAGTGCAGTTGAGGCTTGTGGTGAGTTGAGTGTATGGAAAGTAGGGAAATCTGTTCATGGTTATATATTGAGAAAGAGTATATGGATCGACGGGTCTTTGACAAACTCGCTTGTTGCGATGTATGGAAAATGTGGCGATACGTGTAGTGCTGAAATGCTTTTTGACAATGCTGTTGATAAGAGTACTTATACTTGGACAGCAATGATCTCATGCTACAATCAAAATGGTTACTATCACAAAGCGTTGGCGTTGTTTGTTAAGATGCATGAGTCTGATGTGGAATACAATGAAGTTACTTTGATGGCTGTTTTATGTTCTTGTGCTAGGTTAGGTTGGCTAAAGGAAGGGAAGTCGATACACGGTTATATAGTTAGAAATGCTTTAGATTGTGGCAGTGATCTTCTAGGCTCAGCCTTGGTTGACTTATATGCTAATTGTGGCAAGTTAAGCGATTGCCACAAGGTATTTGATTCATCTCAAGACAGACATATCGTCTCGTGGAATATGCTAATATCAGGTTGTGTGCAGGAAGGATTTTCTGAGAAGGCATTGACACTTTTTGTGGATATGGTAAGAAAAGGAATATTGCCAGACTCGTATACTCTGGCAAGCGTCCTCTCAGCTTCTGGAGATATTGGGTTTTCTGAATTTGGGTGTCAAATTCATAGCCACGTTATTAGGACTGGTATTTCAACGGGGTTTGTCAAGAATTCCCTGATTGACATGTACAGTAAATGTGGACTTATTGACCATGCGTTGATGATATTCAAGGATACACAAGAAAGAAGTGTTGTGACTTGGAATTCAATGATGTGTGGACTTACCCAAAATGGTTTATCTCGTGAAGCTATCGGTCTGTTTGATGAGATATACTCAAGCTTGAGAGAGATGGATGAAGTGACCTTCTTGGCTGCAATTCAAGCATGCTCGACTATAGGATGGCTGGAGAAGGGAAAATGGGTTCACCATAAGTTAATCATCTTCGGTTTGAAGCATGATATGTATATTGATACCGCTCTGATGGACATGTATGCTAAATGTGGAGACCTCTGGATGGCTCGAAGAGTTTTTGACAGTATGTTGGAAAGGGGCATAATATCTTGGAGTGCCATGATAGGTGGTTATGGAATGCACGGTCAAATCGATGATGCCATCTCACTCTTTGATGATATGGTAAATAGTGGAATAAAACCGAATGATATCATTATAACAAATATTTTATCTGCTTGTAGTCATGCTGGTTATCTCGATGAAGGGAAATATTTCTTCAACTTGATGATTGACTTAAACATTGAACCAAAACCCGAACATTTTGCATGTCTAGTTGATCTTCTGAGTCGAGCTGGTGATATAGATAAAGCCTATGAAGTCATCACTTCGATGCCATTTCCTGCAGATGTTAGCATTTGGGGTGCCCTAGTAAATGGATGTAGAATTCACAAGAGAATGGATATTATCAAGATGATTCAACAAAGGCTTGAAAACTTGCAAACAGATGATACGGGATACTATACCTTATTATCCAACATCTATGCAGAAGAGGGAGAATGGAACGAATCTAGGATGGTGAGGTCAAAGATGCAAAGTTTAGGTTTAAGAAAGCTCGATGGCTATAGtatgattgaacttgagaaaggaataCATACCGGTAAAGCACATGACACATACTCATTTGCATAA
- the LOC132642001 gene encoding uncharacterized protein LOC132642001, producing MGTQVHYKGFLPSYYSMRDLNEDSNSSSWPLFYGDKTLPNGQYCNGFTSRTITDAYTGYDKDVLKQKMLEHEAIFRNQVVELHRLYRIQRDMMDELRRKEMHKLRSSMEPSCSSSHLGSQVPSEDVRKWHITNFPLENSSYTRPSTSGTEIVNSPFSSSKGDAVQLGRVQMQNGYSSKTSDVLEARPLKVRKKLFDLQLPADDYVDTEEGGRLRDNGNYIVAQESGTKFFLGGGAKSDSRKDASTSNSCFRSSVGLADLNEPAQLDEATHPVDFLGYGNNHKEARSINASARSNPPFVAMPWNSNCARPNDSLSNRYDHCRGKEREWLASAYETGNIKGSSASLPRGLEEDKRPAAFHQAPVMINKTYQAPGVHHIQDGIWKDGTGHSLDMSRRNGEQSNCTQVGPPFVTSKMASPYPCVSSSEFNSSWPHSVSSWEKPNGGFTQRLSSMHTNSFFNSSQSQIGNYWHANGSSRLRPGCAGELPNRTGFYQGSSSGTKESPIHFPSAAFDSLGHIKGDPFTSEPSSNNACENILVSSNNTDAKSAKGFNLNELAMSEEPPRRDVEFGNEKRELQDSVTVLPWLKAKANGKNEGINTTQEVGETRQIRKILGVPILDIPTASRNESSSLVSASANLRSSPERESIRHEKRSMVIDINMAFEVEPEEPEHFVTEKVMETKTINIRNHFDLNSCITEDEEQVPAESDKTNVKKTILDIDLEAPIVMDTEQDNLPGEEHKQHEELLRTAAEAIIAMSSATHCTSIEEICGDPSDDPLRWFVDVVSSCAAELDSTSAKEITCKDNNMMVADKALKDIDYFEAMTLQLTETKEEDYMPKPFVPEVQIVEDAGPSSLTNRPRRGNARRGRQRRDFQRDILPGLASLSRHEVTEDIQIFGGLMRATGHTWNSTLTRRNGGTRGRRKKVVDPTPATTVLTTTTTSSPLMHQFNNIEASLVEDKSLTGWGKTPRRPRRQRCPAGNPPAVLLT from the exons ATGGGAACACAAGTGCACTATAAAGGATTTTTACCGAGCTATTATTCTATGAGGGACCTTAATGAGGATTCTAATAGCAGCAGTTGGCCCCTATTTTATGGAGATAAGACCTTACCGAACGGGCAATATTGTAATGGTTTCACGTCAAGGACTATAACTGATGCATATACGGGGTATGATAAGGACGTTCTAAAGCAGAAAATGCTCGAACACGAGGCCATATTCAGGAATCAG GTGGTGGAACTTCATCGCCTTTACAGAATTCAAAGGGACATGATGGACGAATTGAGAAGGAAGGAAATGCATAAACTTCGCTCATCAATGGAGCCATCATGTTCATCCAGTCACCTAGGATCTCAAGTACCATCTGAGGATGTCCGGAAATGGCACATCACAAACTTTCCTTTGGAAAATTCCAGTTATACTAGACCATCTACATCTGGTACTGAAATTGTTAATTCTCCCTTCAGTTCTTCAAAAGGGGATGCTGTACAGCTTGGTCGAGTTCAAATGCAAAATGGTTATTCTTCAAAAACCTCTGATGTTTTGGAGGCTAGACCCTTAAAGGTCCGGAAAAAGTTGTTTGATCTTCAACTTCCAGCTGATGATTACGTAGATACAGAAGAAGGTGGACGGTTGCGAGATAATGGAAATTATATAGTTGCTCAAGAGAGTGGAACAAAGTTTTTCCTTGGTGGCGGTGCAAAGAGTGATAGCCGAAAAGATGCTTCAACGTCCAATTCGTGTTTTAGAAGCTCAGTTGGGTTGGCTGACCTAAATGAACCAGCGCAGCTTGATGAAGCAACCCATCCTGTTGATTTTCTTGGTTATGGTAATAATCATAAAGAGGCTAGAAGCATAAATGCTTCTGCAAGATCAAATCCGCCGTTTGTGGCTATGCCTTGGAATTCCAATTGTGCAAGGCCAAATGACTCTTTAAGTAACAGATATGATCACTGTAGAGGGAAAGAGAGGGAGTGGTTGGCCTCAGCATATGAAACAG GTAACATCAAAGGTAGCTCAGCTTCATTGCCAAGAGGTCTTGAAGAAGACAAGAGACCTGCAGCTTTCCATCAAGCACCAGTAATGATTAACAAAACCTATCAAGCTCCAGGAGTTCACCATATACAGGATGGCATTTGGAAAGATGGAACAGGACATAGTTTAGATATGTCTCGCAGAAATGGTGAGCAGTCCAACTGTACTCAAGTGGGACCACCATTTGTTACTTCCAAGATGGCTAGTCCATATCCATGTGTGAGTTCCTCCGAATTTAACAGTTCATGGCCGCACTCTGTCTCTTCTTGGGAGAAGCCAAATGGTGGCTTTACTCAGAGGTTATCCTCAATGCATACAAACTCATTCTTCAATTCATCTCAGAGTCAAATTGGAAACTATTGGCATGCTAATGGAAGTTCTAGGTTGCGTCCAGGTTGTGCCGGGGAGCTACCCAATAGGACCGGTTTTTACCAGGGTTCCTCATCTGGGACAAAAGAATCACCAATTCACTTCCCTTCAGCTGCTTTTGACTCTTTGGGCCACATTAAGGGGGACCCTTTTACATCTGAACCCTCCTCTAATAATGCATGTGAGAATATTCTCGTTAGCTCTAACAATACGGATGCGAAATCTGCAAAAGGCTTCAACTTAAATGAGCTAGCGATGAGCGAGGAACCTCCCAGGCGAGATGTCGAGTTTGGTAATGAAAAAAGAGAGCTTCAAGACTCTGTAACAGTGTTGCCATGGCTTAAAGCTAAAGCAAATGGTAAAAATGAGGGAATCAATACTACACAAGAAGTGGGTGAGACGCGACAAATAAGAAAAATTCTTGGTGTTCCAATCCTCGATATTCCCACTGCTTCCAGAAATGAGTCATCATCACTCGTTTCCGCTTCTGCTAATCTTCGTTCCTCTCCTGAGAGAGAGAGTATCAGACATGAAAAGAGGAGTATGGTGATTGACATTAACATGGCTTTTGAAGTTGAGCCCGAAGAACCTGAACACTTTGTTACTGAGAAAGTGATGGAGACCAAAACTATCAACATCAGGAATCACTTTGACTTGAACTCCTGTATTACTGAGGATGAAGAACAGGTTCCTGCTGAAAGCGATAAGACCAATGTGAAGAAGACTATTCTGGATATAGATCTCGAAGCCCCTATAGTTATGGACACTGAACAAGATAATTTGCCTGGAGAAGAACACAAGCAACACGAGGAATTACTCAGAACTGCAGCAGAGGCAATAATTGCCATGTCATCAGCCACTCATTGCACATCGATCGAGGAAATATGCGGTGATCCGTCTGATGATCCTCTACGATGGTTTGTTGATGTGGTCTCTTCTTGTGCAGCGGAGCTTGATAGTACATCTGCTAAAGAAATTACATGCAAGGATAATAACATGATGGTTGCGGATAAAGCTTTGAAGGACATAGATTACTTTGAAGCAATGACATTGCAACTAACAGAAACCAAGGAGGAAGATTACATGCCCAAGCCTTTTGTTCCTGAAGTCCAAATAGTGGAAGATGCGGGGCCTAGTTCACTAACAAACCGACCCCGAAGAGGGAATGCAAGGAGGGGAAGACAACGGAGGGACTTCCAAAGGGATATCCTTCCCGGTCTAGCTTCATTGTCTAGGCATGAGGTGACCGAAGACATTCAAATATTCGGAGGGTTGATGAGAGCAACAGGCCATACTTGGAACTCTACTTTGACAAGAAGGAATGGAGGTACTAGGGGAAGGCGGAAAAAAGTTGTGGACCCCACCCCTGCCACCACGGTGTTGACCACGACGACAACGAGCTCGCCACTAATGCACCAATTTAATAACATTGAAGCCAGTTTGGTGGAGGATAAAAGCCTAACAGGGTGGGGAAAGACACCTAGACGCCCTCGGAGGCAAAGATGCCCAGCAGGCAATCCTCCGGCTGTCCTGTTAACTTAA